The following proteins are co-located in the Bombus pascuorum chromosome 3, iyBomPasc1.1, whole genome shotgun sequence genome:
- the LOC132904861 gene encoding cytochrome c oxidase assembly protein COX20, mitochondrial, producing the protein MEDERSVYHYEEGKEKRMPFTIFGEPIIKTHCQRNAMISAISGGMVGGLIAFLFTSNPRKSTRIGVITYGVIGILGAFYCTYDEIKSRSERREFRKLMYMETHKSQMKDTNSVDNVSNSKLESI; encoded by the coding sequence atgGAAGATGAAAGAAGTGTATATCATtatgaagaaggaaaagaaaaaaggatgcCCTTTACCATCTTTGGTGAACCAATAATTAAAACACATTGTCAAAGAAATGCTATGATATCTGCTATTTCTGGTGGCATGGTTGGTGGTTTAATAGCATTTTTGTTTACTAGTAATCCAAGAAAGTCTACACGAATAGGAGTAATTACTTACGGTGTAATAGGAATTCTTGGTGCATTTTATTGTACatacgatgaaataaaatcaagaagtgaaagaagagaatttaGGAAACTTATGTATATGGAAACTCATAAATCCCAAATGAAGGATACAAACTCAGTTGATAATGTATCAAACTCAAAACTtgaaagtatttaa
- the LOC132905639 gene encoding small ribosomal subunit protein eS7, which produces MFTANAKIIKSGGAEPDAFEASISQALLELEMNSDLKSQLRELYITKAREIETNNKKCIIIYVPMPKLKAFQKIQTRLVRELEKKFSGKHVMFVGERKILPKPTRKTRTKNKQKRPRSRTLTAVYDALLEDLVYPVEIVGKRIRIKLDGTQLIKVHLDKNEQTNIEHKVDTFAAVYKKLTGRDVTFEFPETYV; this is translated from the exons atgtTCACAGCAAAcgctaaaataataaaaagtggCGGGGCCGAACCTGATGCGTTCGAAGCCAGCATTTCCCAAGCTCTACTGGAACTGGAAATGAATAGTGATTTAAAATCGCAATTAAGAGAACTTTATATCACTAAAGCACGTGAAATAGAgactaataataaaaag tgcattattatatatgtacctATGCCAAAGTTGAAGgcatttcaaaaaattcaaacTAGACTTGTACGTGAactagaaaagaaattttctggAAAGCATGTTATGTTTGTTGGAGAACGTAAGATTTTGCCCAAACCAACAAGAAAAACACGTACTAAAAATAAGCAAAAGAGACCTAGAAg CCGTACCTTAACTGCAGTATATGATGCATTATTAGAAGATTTAGTATATCCTGTAGAGATTGTTGGGAAACGCATCAGAATTAAACTTGATGGAACACAGCTTATTAAAGTTCATTTAGATAAAAATGAGCAAACAAACATTGAACACAAG GTTGATACCTTTGCCGCCGTCTATAAGAAGCTAACAGGCCGGGATGTAACATTTGAATTCCCAGAAACTTATgtgtaa